From the Megalops cyprinoides isolate fMegCyp1 chromosome 21, fMegCyp1.pri, whole genome shotgun sequence genome, one window contains:
- the chrna11 gene encoding cholinergic receptor, nicotinic, alpha 11: MWRSVVLLLIGVSALVQVSLQGPYQRRLLKELLKDYNRMERPVANDSHAITVNLSMILVQIMDVDEKNQVLTTNIWLQMHWYDHYLQWNQSAYPGVKNLRFTTDQIWTPDVLLYNSADDKFDSTFKTNVKVNSDGFCQYLPPGIFMSTCNVDVRWFPFDIQKCELKFGSWTFDGWLLDLQMSDADISGYMPNGEWDLVEVPGTRNEVFYDCCKEPYPDVTFIVTIRRRTLYYALNLLIPCVLLSSMTLLIFLLPADSGEKISLGITVLLSLTVFMLLVAEIMPATSDSIPLIGQYFASIMIIVGMSVIATVVVLQYHHHDPNGGNMPKWVQLILLQWVAWFLRMKRPGESDDPERPPCAPHLRRCSSGSQSGSIPNPPGATLHGLHPQNHNPLQPSLSHPGHSHLHAQSGINNGNLLYIGFQNLDDPPLIPDPTQRNSGVSQRVVPGGVAGSPPPHLPSQFCSPPPPTPNLDTMGCSSTVSSGFGLGVGGLGGVGGGCLAASQNGMGDPQLQAILEEVRFVADRFREQDENESVVEQWKFAAAVIDRLCLVAFSVFNIICTISILMSAPNFVEAVSKDFV; the protein is encoded by the exons ATGTGGCGGTCTGTGGTTCTCCTTCTGATCGGAGTGTCAGCTTTGGTCCAGG TGTCCCTGCAGGGCCCCTACCAGCGTCGGCTGTTGAAGGAGTTGCTAAAGGACTACAACCGCATGGAGAGACCGGTGGCCAATGACTCCCATGCTATAACTGTGAATTTATCCATGATCCTTGTTCAGATCATGGACGTG GATGAGAAGAACCAGGTCCTTACCACCAATATTTGGCTTCAGATG CACTGGTACGACCACTACCTCCAGTGGAACCAGTCCGCCTACCCTGGAGTGAAGAACTTAAGATTCACCACTGACCAGATCTGGACCCCTGACGTCCTCCTCTACAACAG TGCGGATGACAAGTTTGACTCCACCTTTAAGACCAACGTAAAGGTCAACTCCGATGGCTTTTGCCAGTATCTGCCCCCAG GCATCTTCATGAGCACTTGTAACGTGGACGTGCGCTGGTTCCCCTTCGACATCCAAAAGTGTGAGCTCAAGTTCGGCTCCTGGACCTTCGACGGGTGGCTGCTGGACCTGCAGATGTCCGACGCAGACATCTCGGGGTACATGCCCAACGGGGAGTGGGACCTGGTGG AGGTGCCGGGCACCCGTAACGAGGTGTTCTACGACTGCTGCAAGGAGCCGTACCCAGACGTGACGTTCATCGTGACCATCCGCCGCCGCACCCTCTACTACGCCCTCAACCTGCTGATCCCCTGCGTGCTGCTCTCCTCCATGACCCTGCTCATCTTCCTGCTGCCGGCCGACTCTGGGGAGAAGATCTCCctgg GAATCACTGTGCTTCTGTCCCTCACTGTCTTCATGCTGCTGGTGGCAGAGATAATGCCAGCCACATCAGACTCTATACCACTGATAG GGCAGTATTTTGCCAGCATCATGATCATTGTTGGCATGTCCGTGATAGCCACTGTAGTGGTGTTACAGTACCACCATCACGACCCTAACGGAGGAAACATGCCCAAATGG gTTCAGCTGATCTTACTCCAGTGGGTGGCCTGGTTCCTGCGCATGAAGCGTCCTGGGGAGAGTGACGACCCGGAGCGCCCCCCCTGTGCCCCCCACTTGCGTCGCTGCTCCTCTGGCTCTCAGAGCGGGAGTATCCCTAACCCCCCTGGGGCCACCCTGCATGGCCTACACCCCCAGAACCACAACCCCCTCCAGCCCAGTCTGTCTCATCCTGGCCACTCCCACCTCCACGCCCAATCCGGCATCAACAACGGCAACCTGCTCTACATCGGCTTCCAAAACCTGGATGACCCGCCCCTCATCCCCGATCCCACCCAGAGGAACAGCGGTGTCAGTCAGAGGGTGGTCCCGGGGGGTGTGGCTGGCAGCCCCCCTCCGCACCTCCCATCCCAGTTCTGCAGCCCTCCCCCACCAACCCCCAACCTGGACACCATGGGCTGCTCCAGCACCGTCTCCAGCGGGTTCGGCCTGGGGGTCGGGGGGCTCGGGGGAGTCGGAGGGGGCTGCTTGGCGGCGTCCCAGAACGGGATGGGGGACCCGCAGCTGCAGGCCATCCTGGAGGAGGTGCGCTTCGTGGCCGACCGCTTCCGGGAGCAGGACGAGAACGAAAGTGTGGTCGAGCAGTGGAAGTTCGCGGCGGCCGTCATCGATCGCCTCTGCCTGGTGGCCTTCAGCGTCTTCAACATCATCTGCACCATCTCCATCCTCATGTCCGCGCCTAACTTTGTGGAGGCTGTCTCCAAGGACtttgtctga